AGGTACTCCTATAAGCAATCCTATCGTAATGAATCCTATAGGCGGTGGAATAGGTGGTAATGGAAGTATTGACATCGGTAAATTAATAGGTGGTAATATTGGTAACATACAACCTATAATTAATAATCCTATTATGCCTGTACCTATAATTAATACACCTATGGGTAGTGATAAGATGAATAAAGAAATTAAAATATATGTAGATAGTATAAATAGAGTTGATGGTAATATATATGACAGAGATGACATAATGAAGATGATGGAAGAAGGAGGTATAAAATCTACAGAGAAGTTTGAAAACTATTTAATAAGTGATGGTAAGATGTAACAATTCTTTAATAAAAAATAGAAAGGAAGATAAAATGAAAAAATATAATGGACACAGTAATACAGAGGTATGGGAAGCAACCCCATACCCTTTTTATTTAACATTCGAGGAAAAACTAGAATTATTTATAAAGGAAAGTAAAGAAAAAATTAAAGAAATTGAAATGAAACAACATACAAAAAGTGAAACTAGAAAAAATAAAGAATATAACGCAGAAAGAAAAAAAATAGCAAGTCAAAAAAGATTTTTAAAAAGAGATTAATAAAATTATTTTAAAAGGAGTGGAGAATAATTGGGAGCTACTTTAAAAAAGAAAGAATTCGACCCAAGTATAACATTAGTAGACATAGAATTTTTAATGAAAGGTTTTAGGCAGAGCATATTGATTAACACAACAATAAATGAAGCATGTGACTTTGTTGATTGGATAAATCATAATCCCGCAGTTAAATCGTATAAACAAGAAATAAAAGATAAATTTGATAATAAGTTTTTTACATTCAATGATTATAAAAAGAAAAAATCTGTAACTATTAATATGAGTGAAGTTAAATGGATGGAAGTGCCTTTTTACATAGACAAGGGTGAAGAAGTTGAATTTAAATATTTAAGATTTAAATAACAATTAATAAAAAAGGGAGTGAAAAATATGATTATAAAAACTTCCAAGGAAAATGACATAAATTTGAATGAAGAAGAACAGTTGGAAAACATTATTGAAGACATATTAAAAAATTATTTGTATGAGGAAAAATTAAAAAGAGAAAGGTTAGATATTTGTGAATGATATAGAAAGGAAACAATATAAAAATTTAAGAGAATGTTTTAATAATATATTAATAGAGCCAATACTTGGTCAAAAATATTATAATATGGCTATGGATGTATATGAAAGCGATAAAGAATGTTGTAGGGATATTGAATATAAATATGAAGATTTAAAATTTGAATTAAATTGTTATAAAATATTATGTTATTCTATGTTAATAATGTTAATAACATTAAATATTATTTAAATAACAATTAATAAAATTATTAAAAATATGAAGGAGGAAAATATATAATGGAAGATAATAAAGAAAAAAAAGATAAAACAACTAATACAGAGGAAGAAACTAAAGAGGAAACAAAGGAAACACAAGAAAACAAAGAAGAAACTAAAAAAGATGAAAAAACAGAAATTAAAAAAGAGGAAACTAAAATAGAGGATAAAAAAGAAGAAGTAAAAGATGAAACAAAAGAGGAAGAAAAAACAGAGTTGAATGAATTTGAAGAGTTAAAAAGAAGGTTAGAAGCTTTAGAAAAAGATAATAAAAGAAAAGAACAGGAATTAAAAGAACAAACTATTAAAAATACCATAATGGAAAAAATAGATAACAAAGATTTACAAAAGGCAGTTTTAGAAACTGGACTTGTAAAAGATGTAGAAGATATAGAAAAGGTAGTACAAATTGTAGAGTTATCTAAAACACTTAATAAAGGTAAATTTATAGATGGATACAAGCCAAGTGATGAAGCTAAAGCAGATGCATATGAACAAGCAGAAAAGAAAGGCGATATATTCTCTATGATAAAACAAAAAATGAATAGGCAATAATCTAACTACTAATTTTTATTAGTGGTTTTTTTATACATATAAACAAACAAAAATTTAAAAATATAAAGGAGGAATGTATATTATGTATACAACAGAAAATTTTGCAAAATATCAATCATTAGATTTAGGCAAGGAGATAGCGATAATAAAACCACAGAGGACACCATTTTTGTCCTATTTATTACAAAATAACAAATCCACAAAAGCTATAAGCAACGTAGTAAGTTGGTATGAAGAAACTTTAAACACAAATGCTATTAAAACAGTTATGGAAGGAGCAGATGCTCCCGCTGAAGTAGAGGATGCTACTGCGTTACTAGATAACTATACTCAACTTTTCTTAGGTACTGCAAAGGTATCTTGTACTGCTCAATCAAGCGAAGCAGTTGGAATAGGTGATTTAATGGCTAGGGAAGTTTCTAAAAAATTAATTTTATTAAAGTATGCTATGGAAAATGCTTTAGTCAAGGGTACAAAAGCTCAAAAAACAGAGTCTGTAGGACAAAAAATGAATGGAGTAGTTAACTTAATCAACTCTTCTAACGTTGTAAACGCTACTGGAGCAACCCCAACAGAGGAAGAATTTAAGAAGGCTATGAAAATAATGTATGATTGTGGAACAAACGATAACATGATTTGTTTCATAGATGATACAAGCAAACAAGCTATAAATGCTTTTGCTAACCCACAATTTATGGGAAAAGATAATTTCTTAGGTTTTACTTGCGATAGATATCATACCGACTTTGGAGATATTACATTTGTTTTAACTCCTGCACTAAGCGGTGCTAAAACCGTACTTTTAGTTAACCCTGATTACCTAGAGTTAAAAGAATTACAAAAGGCACAAGCAGTTGATTTAGCAGTAACAGGAGACTCCATAAAGAAAATGGTTAAATGGGAAGGTACTTTAAAACTTGCTAACTCTAAAGCGGGTGCAAAAATAGTTTTAGTATAGGAGTGATTATTAATGAAATTTAAAACAGATAATCTATTTCTTTATGTTGAGGGAATACAATTCAGAAATGGAGAGTATTCCACTACTAAAAAAAATGAAATAGAGATATTAAAAAAATATTCTGATACTGTAAAAGTAATAAAAGAAGAGAATAAAACAAAATAGTTTTTTAGGATAGGGATTTTATTCTCTATCCTTTTTTTTTAATTCATATTTAAGTATTTAAAAATTGAATGTTTAAATATAAGTTAAACATTAAGGTGCGTTTAAATAAGCGTACCTTATACAAGTTAATAAAAATAGAAGGAGTGAAAATATATGGGAAGTAAAGTAAGCAATAGTTTTAACAGACAAATATCTCAAAAATATCGAGGTTCACAACGAAAGTATTACTATTATTTTATGTGGAGAAATAAGTTAAGTGATGGAAATATAGATTTTTCAGAAATGACGGAGGATGAATTTAGAGAAAAATATTTACAAAAAAAAGATTATAAAACTGGAAAAATATTTAAAGGTGATAAAAGTTTTAGACATTTGCAAATGTGGGAAGGTACAGACGAATATCAAACGCTATTAAAAGAATTGTATTCAAAAAAAATGAATCAAGATTTCTATGATTTATATGAGGTATATTTGGAAAAAGCAAAAGATGGAGATGAAAAAGCTATAAATGCATTAAAAACTATAAAAAAAGAAATTGAATCATTGAATAAAAGTACCAACGTAGGTAATTTAAATTCACAAAATTCAACAGGATTTGATTTAAGTTAGAAAAGGGGTGATTATTTGTGGCTAATAAGCTAACAGAACAAGAACAATTAAAAATAGTTATGAATGATAGTAGAATATTTGCTAAAAATATGACTAAAATATTAAATGTTGAAAATAAAAAAGTAGAATTTGTTTTGAATAATGAACAAAATACAATGAGTGAAGTGTTAAAAGATAATAAATATGTATGTTGTTTGAAGGCACGGCAGTTGGGTATATCAGAATTTTGTATTAATTATATTATTAGAAATATGATGATTACACCAGATATAACTTGTTTAATTGCAAGTTATGATGATAGAAGTGTTAGAGCGGTGGTAAATAAATTTAAAAGACAGTATAAATCAATACCTAGAAAGTATAAATTAGGAGTTGAAAGAGATAATGACAATGAATTTAAACTTTCTAACGGTGCTAGATGTGTATTTTCAGTGGCGGGTAATAATGATTTATTAAGGGGAGATACTGCACAAATAATAATGTTAACAGAGTTTGGGGTATGGAAAGCAGATAAACAAGAAGATACTTTAACTTCATTAGAACCATTATTATCTAAAAATGACAAGAGTAGAATAATTATAGAAAGTACCGCAAAACAAGGTACAGGAGATTATTTTTACAAAATATGCATGGGAGCAAATAAAGGTGATAGTAAATATAAACTTGTATTTTTCCCATGGTATGAGAATAAAACACTATATGCAAGTGAATATGATATGGCGGAACAATGGTATAAAAATGATAATCATGGACATAGATTACAAGAAAAAGATTTAACACCTTATGAATTAGATTTATACAAGAAAGGGGCAACACTAAAACAATTGATGTGGAGAAGATGGAAATTATTAGATATGAAATTAAATAAGTTTTACAATGAACACCCAAGTACACCACAAGAAGCATTTGCAGGAAACTCAACCGATAATGTGTTTGACCAAGAAATAATACTAGAAAGAGTTAATTACATTGATAGTAATGATATTAAACCTCTTACATTTAAAGAAGTAAATGAAAATAAACCTTTACCAAGTATTTTAAGTAGATATTATGGTAAAGGTTTTAATATTTATAAAACTATTAAATCCAATGGAATATATTGGGGTGGTATAGATACAAGTATGGGTATTGGAGGAAATAGGGACGGACAAACAGTACAAATATTAGATAGTAATGGAGAACAAGTGGCAGCATTTAATCGTAATGATGTACCCATTTATAAGTTTGCAGATATTGTATATGAAATAGGAATGTATTTTAATTATATGATGTTAAATATAGAAGTTAACGTTAACGGTGGTACAGGTGCAGATTTACTTGTTAGATTAAAAGAAAAGGGATATATTCAGATACTTAAAAGTAAAAGATTTAACAAAGTTACTGGTAAGGTTAAATTATCTCATGGATGGGTGAGTATGGAAGGTACTAAGAGTAAATTAATATCCGACTTAAAGGAGTATTTTGAAACAGGAATGATATGTATTAGTGATAAAGATACATTAAATCAAATGAATACATATATAGAGAAGAATGGTAAAATGGGAAACCAAAGAGGAAATGACATGCATGACGATTTAGTTATCGCTTTAGGATTAGCGGTTATGAATTTAATTTTAAGTAAAAGTTATTTATAGAAAGGAGAAATGATTAAATGAATTTACAGGAATATATAAAAGAATATTACTCTAATGCTGATTGGTGGTTTGTAAGTGAATGTTGCCAACAAAGACATTTAGACAGAGTGAACAAAGTTGTAGAAATAAAAGAATATTTAGATGGACATAGAAAGAATGATGGACAGTTAATTTCCGTTGGAGGGAGATTAGTTGAGCCTACTAAAATAAAACTAAATTTTGCTAATGTATTACTAGACCATAATGTTAGTTTTCTATTAAAGAATCCTATAACACTAATAGCAGACGATGAAGAAACATTAAAAGAATATCAAAAGGTATATAAAAAAAGTAAAATGAAAAGAGCCGATACAAAGATATATGAAAATATGAAAGCATATGGACAAGTATTTGAGTATTTATATTTTGATGAATATGATAATATTAAAAGTAAAGTATTGTTACCAGAGTGTAGTTTTCCTGTATATACAGATACTGGAAACTATGTAGCTTTTATATATCATTTCATGACACCACATTATACAGAATATTATACAGTATATTATCCCGATAGAGTTGAAGAATATAATAGCTTAGATGGTAAAGTTAAGTTAATAAATACATATGTAAATTATAGTGGACTTCCAATCCCATATAGATTACCTAGTAAAATAGATGAATTAGAAGGTAAAAGTGATGTAGAATGTTGGAAATCTGTTATAGATAATATAGAGAAATTAACAAGTAAATATCAAGACGCTTTATATAAATTTATAACTGGAATACCAGTAACAACAGGGACAAAATTATCTATAACTAAAGACGGTAAGGGAGCAATAGATAATAGTCTAGTAGGCTATATATTACAAATGGAAGAAGGAGGCACATTTGATTTTAAACAAAATAAAACAGATTATCAAAGTATGAAATTACTTCATGATATATTATTTAACTATTTATTAATTGCTAGTTGTGTTCCTGCAGTAAGTATGAATGCACAAGACGTATCTAATTTATCTGAAACAAGTATAAGAATGATGTATCAATTAGCAATATTAAAGGCGGGAATTGATAGTCAAAATATAATGGATGGTTTTTACATTAGATGGGAACAAATAAGAAGAATGTTAGAGTGTAAAGGAATTTATGTTGATGGTGATGTAGAAGCTGAATTCCAAATGGAAATACCACAAAACGCTAAAGAGGTTATAGAAAACTTAAAGACATTAAGAGATATTAGTGGAATAAGTTTTGAAACTATGTTGGCTAAAAATCCTTATGTTGCAGATGTAAGTGGAGAATTAGAAAAGTTAATGAAAGAATTAAATGAGGATAATATTAATTTAGATGATGTTGAGGGTGAAGTAAATGAAAAGGAAACAGAATAATAAAGAAAAGCAATTGAGTAATAACTTGATTGCTTTATTCTTATTAATGTTAAAGTATAAAGATAATAAAGAATTTAATAAACTATTAATAAAATATAAACAGAATAGAGATATATTAAAAAGATATGTAGGTGAAATATATTTAAAGTATATAAAGGATAATAAATTACAAATGAATTATGGTGACATACATAGAGAAATTAAAAGATTAGAAAGTAAATTGAAAGATATAGGAAATGATTTAAAAAGCCAAGAGGATATATTATTAAGCTATTTATTATATAAGGTTGCTAGTGATAGTTATATTATGGGTAATAGTATTGTTAATGATAAGATGAATATTAATCAAATAAAGAATAGTATGATTAATAGTATTGTTAATAATAAAATAGATGGTAAGGATAATATAAAAAGGAATAAAGATAATAAAGAAAAGTTAATAAATAGAGTTAAGAATAATGTTAAGAAAGATTTTAAGAATGGAGAAAGTATTGAAAAGATTTATGAAGATATTGATAAAGGATTTAATATTGGAGTAAATGAAAGTGATAGGCTAATAGACAATGAAATAGCAAGAGTATTCATGGGAAGTTTGATGGCAGTATATAAAGATAATAATATAGATAATGTTATGTGGATTAGTGTGTTAGAGGAAAACACTTGTAGTGAATGTGAGGATTTAAATGAACAAGTATTCAAATTGAATGATGCACCTATACCAATAATTGATACACATGTACATTGTCAATGCATTTTAGTACCTTGTGTTACCGAGTAATGGAAATAAGAGAATATAGGGGCATGGGGTATACTGTGAAGTGTTGATAAATAAGGGGATATTATAGAATGTATTAAGGCGAAATATTTGTGTATACAGTCAGAAAAAACACGAACATTCATTGGATTTTAATATTAAATATTCGTATCCTATATATCATACACCCTAAGAGTTATTCAATACTGTATAATGCATATCCTTTATTATATTATACAGTATATATCATTCAATAACAACTATTACATAATGCCAACTAATATAATAAGTTAGCATTATTATAAATGCATGTAACCATTGATACTACTAGGTTTACAGTGATTTAGTAAATAATATTTAATATTCCTATTGCATATAATGCCAACTAATGATATAATCAAGATATAAGTTAGCATTATATGAAAGGGGATATTAAAATGTTAGAAAGAGAAAAAACAAGTAGAGGAATTAATAAGGCACAGGAAGTTGAACCTATAAAGAATACAAAGGACATTAAAAAGATAATGCAATATCTTGATGGTAAGAAGAATAAGCGTGATTTAATGTTGTTTGCAGTAGGCATAAGTGCAGGACTAAGAGCGGGTGACTTATTAAGCTTGAAATGGAATGACATACTAGATAACAAAGGCAATATAGTTAATACAGTTACTATAGTAGAGGAAAAGACAGATAAGAAAAGGGAATTTACATTAAATAACACCGCTAAAAAGGGAATACAGACCTATTTAGATAGTATAAGCAAAGATATTAACTATAATGACTATGTATTTAGTAGTCAAAAAGGTGGAGCATTAACCGTTTCTTCGGCTCACAAAATAGTCAAAACAACATTGAGAGAGTTAAATATCAAAGGGAACTATGGTACACACAGTTTAAGAAAGACATGGGCATATCATCAATACATCAATAACAGTAATAATCCAATGGTTTTACCTTATTTACAACAGATGTTAAACCATTCTAGTCAAGCGGTAACATTAAGATATATAGGTATTACAAAGGAAGTTATAAAAGATTTCTATAATAGTGTAAATCTATGGTAACACTCAATCAAATGGGTGTTATTTTTTTATTTAAAAACCCGTTACCCCGAACGATGATTTTTTACTCCGAGTAAACCTAATTTTTTACGCAGGTCAAAAAATCGCACTTTAAGAAAATAAAATTTTAAAATAAGGAGGAATTATTAATACATGGATAATATGAATATTAAAATAGGTACTTTTGATTATAAAGTATCAGAAACAAACCAACCAT
The DNA window shown above is from Haloimpatiens massiliensis and carries:
- a CDS encoding SU10 major capsid protein — protein: MYTTENFAKYQSLDLGKEIAIIKPQRTPFLSYLLQNNKSTKAISNVVSWYEETLNTNAIKTVMEGADAPAEVEDATALLDNYTQLFLGTAKVSCTAQSSEAVGIGDLMAREVSKKLILLKYAMENALVKGTKAQKTESVGQKMNGVVNLINSSNVVNATGATPTEEEFKKAMKIMYDCGTNDNMICFIDDTSKQAINAFANPQFMGKDNFLGFTCDRYHTDFGDITFVLTPALSGAKTVLLVNPDYLELKELQKAQAVDLAVTGDSIKKMVKWEGTLKLANSKAGAKIVLV
- a CDS encoding DNA packaging protein, encoding MANKLTEQEQLKIVMNDSRIFAKNMTKILNVENKKVEFVLNNEQNTMSEVLKDNKYVCCLKARQLGISEFCINYIIRNMMITPDITCLIASYDDRSVRAVVNKFKRQYKSIPRKYKLGVERDNDNEFKLSNGARCVFSVAGNNDLLRGDTAQIIMLTEFGVWKADKQEDTLTSLEPLLSKNDKSRIIIESTAKQGTGDYFYKICMGANKGDSKYKLVFFPWYENKTLYASEYDMAEQWYKNDNHGHRLQEKDLTPYELDLYKKGATLKQLMWRRWKLLDMKLNKFYNEHPSTPQEAFAGNSTDNVFDQEIILERVNYIDSNDIKPLTFKEVNENKPLPSILSRYYGKGFNIYKTIKSNGIYWGGIDTSMGIGGNRDGQTVQILDSNGEQVAAFNRNDVPIYKFADIVYEIGMYFNYMMLNIEVNVNGGTGADLLVRLKEKGYIQILKSKRFNKVTGKVKLSHGWVSMEGTKSKLISDLKEYFETGMICISDKDTLNQMNTYIEKNGKMGNQRGNDMHDDLVIALGLAVMNLILSKSYL
- a CDS encoding phage portal protein, translating into MNLQEYIKEYYSNADWWFVSECCQQRHLDRVNKVVEIKEYLDGHRKNDGQLISVGGRLVEPTKIKLNFANVLLDHNVSFLLKNPITLIADDEETLKEYQKVYKKSKMKRADTKIYENMKAYGQVFEYLYFDEYDNIKSKVLLPECSFPVYTDTGNYVAFIYHFMTPHYTEYYTVYYPDRVEEYNSLDGKVKLINTYVNYSGLPIPYRLPSKIDELEGKSDVECWKSVIDNIEKLTSKYQDALYKFITGIPVTTGTKLSITKDGKGAIDNSLVGYILQMEEGGTFDFKQNKTDYQSMKLLHDILFNYLLIASCVPAVSMNAQDVSNLSETSIRMMYQLAILKAGIDSQNIMDGFYIRWEQIRRMLECKGIYVDGDVEAEFQMEIPQNAKEVIENLKTLRDISGISFETMLAKNPYVADVSGELEKLMKELNEDNINLDDVEGEVNEKETE
- a CDS encoding minor capsid protein, which gives rise to MKRKQNNKEKQLSNNLIALFLLMLKYKDNKEFNKLLIKYKQNRDILKRYVGEIYLKYIKDNKLQMNYGDIHREIKRLESKLKDIGNDLKSQEDILLSYLLYKVASDSYIMGNSIVNDKMNINQIKNSMINSIVNNKIDGKDNIKRNKDNKEKLINRVKNNVKKDFKNGESIEKIYEDIDKGFNIGVNESDRLIDNEIARVFMGSLMAVYKDNNIDNVMWISVLEENTCSECEDLNEQVFKLNDAPIPIIDTHVHCQCILVPCVTE
- a CDS encoding tyrosine-type recombinase/integrase; the encoded protein is MLEREKTSRGINKAQEVEPIKNTKDIKKIMQYLDGKKNKRDLMLFAVGISAGLRAGDLLSLKWNDILDNKGNIVNTVTIVEEKTDKKREFTLNNTAKKGIQTYLDSISKDINYNDYVFSSQKGGALTVSSAHKIVKTTLRELNIKGNYGTHSLRKTWAYHQYINNSNNPMVLPYLQQMLNHSSQAVTLRYIGITKEVIKDFYNSVNLW